One Acidiferrobacter thiooxydans DNA window includes the following coding sequences:
- the tnpB gene encoding IS66 family insertion sequence element accessory protein TnpB (TnpB, as the term is used for proteins encoded by IS66 family insertion elements, is considered an accessory protein, since TnpC, encoded by a neighboring gene, is a DDE family transposase.) yields MRMFIDPLAVYLHRDPIDFRVGIDGLAARVEQEMALSPLTGALFIFTNRRRDRVKILYWDQTGFALWLKRLEAARFAWPRKVSEAVLTLSEDQLQWLLAGYDITLMKPHPSLVYQRVS; encoded by the coding sequence ATGCGCATGTTCATAGACCCCTTGGCCGTGTATCTGCACCGTGATCCCATCGACTTCCGGGTGGGGATCGATGGGCTCGCCGCCCGTGTGGAGCAAGAGATGGCCTTGTCCCCCTTAACGGGCGCGCTCTTTATCTTCACGAACCGCAGGCGCGACCGCGTGAAGATCCTCTATTGGGATCAGACCGGCTTTGCGCTGTGGTTAAAGCGCCTGGAGGCGGCGCGCTTTGCCTGGCCGCGCAAGGTCTCGGAGGCGGTCCTGACACTCTCGGAAGACCAGCTCCAGTGGCTGCTCGCAGGCTATGACATCACCCTCATGAAGCCGCATCCGTCCTTGGTGTATCAGCGGGTTTCCTAG
- a CDS encoding ABC transporter ATP-binding protein → MTEPARDGLKKPPVIELRKVSRIYRTETVMTYALHDMDLILEGGEYVALMGRSGSGKTTLLAILGLLDEPSGGEYLLAGQSLRGLSEDRRARVRNAHIGFVFQSFNLIGDLSVQDNVALPLVYRGGIAGAQRQRQARALLEEVGMAHRARHYPNQLSGGEAQRVAIARALVTDPQLILADEPTGNLDTVSAEAVMGLLDTAHRNRGATILMATHDAHYASRAQRVIHLVDGKVTDKPEQADRNLAQGGRLERSVPR, encoded by the coding sequence ATGACTGAACCGGCGCGGGATGGCTTGAAGAAGCCCCCGGTCATAGAGCTGAGAAAGGTGTCTCGGATCTACCGGACAGAGACCGTGATGACTTATGCGCTCCATGACATGGATCTTATCCTGGAGGGCGGTGAGTACGTGGCGCTCATGGGCCGGTCGGGGTCCGGAAAAACGACTCTGCTGGCAATACTGGGACTCCTCGATGAACCTTCTGGTGGAGAGTATCTGTTGGCAGGGCAAAGTCTTCGCGGCCTATCGGAAGATCGCCGGGCCCGGGTGCGGAATGCACATATTGGTTTTGTATTTCAGTCGTTTAACCTGATTGGCGACCTGAGTGTCCAAGACAACGTCGCACTTCCTCTCGTCTACCGCGGCGGGATCGCAGGCGCGCAGAGGCAAAGGCAGGCGAGGGCCTTGCTTGAAGAGGTTGGAATGGCGCATCGTGCGCGGCATTATCCCAATCAGCTGTCCGGCGGTGAGGCTCAGCGGGTTGCCATCGCGCGCGCCCTCGTTACAGATCCGCAACTCATATTAGCCGACGAACCCACCGGAAATCTGGATACGGTGTCCGCAGAGGCCGTTATGGGCCTTTTGGATACGGCGCATCGGAACAGAGGAGCTACGATCCTGATGGCCACACATGATGCGCACTATGCGTCCCGGGCGCAACGCGTCATTCATCTTGTGGACGGCAAGGTTACCGACAAGCCAGAACAGGCGGATCGTAATCTTGCCCAAGGTGGGCGTTTAGAGCGGAGCGTGCCGCGATAA
- the tnpC gene encoding IS66 family transposase, producing MTDGIRDTALPNDIEALKVLIAVRDATIERLTRHAELLQEQLNLAIARRYSARSEKGPSPQMGLFDEAEVEAEREALAAEEVPEVESVVAGHIRKARGYRKPLPAALPRVDIIHELPEEARLTPDGQPLVVIGEEVSEQLDIVPATIRVLRHVRLKYGVRKDDASGVKIAPLPPQPLPKTLASPGLLAHIVVSKYQDALPLYRQEQILTRIGVDLPRATMARWMVALGTETAQPLVNLLRDQLLAYGYISMDETPTQVLKEPGKAATSQSYLWVQRGGPPEAPIILFDYDPSRSQEVPLRLLAGFTGILQTDGYAGYCAAVRAQGLIHAGCLAHARRRFDEVIKSQGKHRKKGLAEEALAQIQKLYAVEKAARPLSPEDRQQYRAQHAKPLWDTLRTWLDIHRPGVPPQSALGRALAYLANEWDKLVVYLTDGRIPIDNNATNAVNGISRVIPRHGLFRLARMERDFGLVVRH from the coding sequence ATGACGGACGGCATACGGGACACGGCGCTACCCAACGACATCGAGGCCCTGAAGGTCTTGATCGCCGTGCGCGATGCCACGATCGAGCGCTTGACCCGCCATGCCGAACTCCTGCAGGAACAACTGAACCTCGCGATCGCCCGGCGCTATAGCGCACGCAGCGAGAAGGGTCCAAGCCCGCAGATGGGGCTCTTTGACGAGGCCGAGGTCGAGGCTGAGCGGGAGGCCCTCGCCGCTGAGGAGGTCCCGGAAGTCGAGAGCGTGGTGGCCGGCCACATCCGCAAGGCCCGCGGGTACCGCAAGCCCTTGCCGGCCGCTCTCCCCCGGGTGGACATCATCCATGAGCTCCCCGAAGAGGCGCGCCTAACCCCCGATGGGCAGCCGCTGGTGGTGATCGGCGAAGAGGTGAGCGAACAGCTCGACATCGTCCCGGCCACCATACGGGTATTGCGCCATGTGCGCCTGAAGTATGGGGTCCGGAAGGACGACGCGTCGGGGGTGAAGATCGCCCCGCTGCCCCCGCAACCCCTCCCAAAGACCCTGGCAAGCCCCGGCCTGCTCGCCCATATCGTGGTCTCGAAGTACCAGGATGCCTTGCCCCTCTACCGCCAGGAGCAGATCCTGACGCGCATCGGGGTGGATCTCCCGCGGGCCACTATGGCGCGCTGGATGGTGGCCTTGGGCACCGAGACCGCGCAACCGCTTGTGAATCTCCTGCGCGATCAACTGCTGGCCTACGGGTATATCAGCATGGACGAGACCCCCACCCAGGTCCTGAAGGAGCCGGGCAAGGCCGCCACATCACAGTCCTATCTGTGGGTGCAGCGGGGCGGACCGCCCGAGGCCCCCATCATCCTCTTTGACTACGACCCGAGCCGTTCCCAGGAGGTGCCCTTGCGCCTGCTCGCAGGCTTCACGGGTATCCTGCAGACCGATGGCTATGCCGGTTATTGTGCCGCGGTCCGTGCCCAGGGGCTCATCCACGCAGGATGCCTCGCCCATGCGCGACGCCGCTTTGATGAGGTCATCAAATCGCAAGGCAAGCACAGAAAGAAAGGCCTGGCCGAGGAGGCGCTCGCCCAGATCCAGAAGCTCTATGCCGTGGAGAAGGCGGCGCGCCCCCTAAGCCCCGAAGACCGGCAGCAGTACCGCGCCCAGCATGCCAAGCCCCTGTGGGACACCCTCCGTACCTGGCTTGATATCCACCGCCCCGGCGTCCCGCCGCAAAGCGCCTTGGGCCGGGCTTTGGCGTATCTTGCGAACGAATGGGACAAGCTCGTCGTGTATCTCACCGATGGGCGTATCCCGATCGATAACAACGCGACTAATGCCGTTAACGGCATTAGTCGCGTTATTCCGCGTCACGGATTATTCCGCCTCGCCCGCATGGAGAGAGATTTTGGGCTTGTTGTCAGGCATTAG
- a CDS encoding tyrosine-type recombinase/integrase has translation MSPTTFPALLQQFFTERLLGSQGASPHTVGGYRDTFRLLLRFAAAHLHCTPSALRLEQLDAPLLEAFLEYLERERGNGARTRNQRLAALHGFFRYVALAEPARSLQCQRILAIPPKRFERGPVAFLTPEEAQALIAAPDAGTWIGRRDRTLLALALQTGLRSSEIRQLCCRDVAIGTGPHVRCLGKGRKTRCTPLRPEVAALLKAWLCERRGDPADPVFPSARGGGALSADALAGIVARHTATAGRACPSLKTKRVTPHTLRHAAAMALLQSGVDITVIALWLGHESTQSTEIYLHADMRLKEQALAHATSAGIAPRRFHAPDRLLTFLEGL, from the coding sequence ATGAGCCCGACGACATTCCCGGCCTTGCTGCAGCAATTCTTCACCGAGCGGTTGCTTGGGAGCCAGGGTGCGAGTCCGCACACCGTGGGAGGCTACCGCGACACCTTCCGCCTGCTGTTGCGCTTTGCCGCGGCACACCTGCACTGCACCCCGTCGGCGCTGCGCCTCGAGCAGCTCGATGCCCCGCTCCTGGAGGCGTTCCTCGAGTATCTGGAGCGTGAGCGGGGCAATGGGGCGCGCACCCGCAATCAGCGGCTCGCGGCCCTTCACGGCTTCTTTCGCTACGTGGCGCTGGCCGAACCGGCGCGCAGTTTGCAGTGTCAGCGCATCCTCGCGATTCCGCCCAAGCGCTTCGAGCGCGGGCCGGTGGCGTTTCTCACCCCGGAGGAGGCGCAGGCGCTCATCGCCGCCCCGGATGCCGGGACCTGGATCGGCCGGCGGGATCGCACCCTCTTGGCACTGGCCCTCCAGACCGGCCTGCGCAGCAGTGAGATCCGGCAGCTTTGCTGCCGGGACGTCGCGATCGGCACAGGACCCCATGTACGCTGTCTCGGCAAAGGACGCAAGACGCGCTGCACCCCGTTGCGCCCCGAAGTGGCGGCCCTCCTCAAGGCATGGCTATGCGAACGCCGAGGGGATCCTGCGGATCCGGTCTTTCCGAGCGCCCGGGGTGGCGGCGCCTTGAGCGCAGATGCCCTGGCAGGCATCGTGGCGCGGCACACGGCGACCGCCGGCCGAGCCTGCCCCTCGTTAAAGACCAAGCGCGTCACCCCGCACACGCTGCGACACGCCGCGGCCATGGCCCTGCTGCAAAGCGGCGTCGATATCACGGTCATCGCCCTGTGGCTCGGACACGAATCGACGCAGTCCACGGAGATTTATCTGCATGCCGACATGCGCCTGAAGGAGCAGGCGCTGGCGCATGCGACCTCCGCGGGCATTGCGCCCCGCCGCTTCCACGCCCCCGATCGGCTGCTTACGTTCCTCGAGGGCCTGTAA
- the ltrA gene encoding group II intron reverse transcriptase/maturase, whose protein sequence is MNKTAKPEAEWVEGRTLTKRNSQHDAGARAQNRSSTTSRLLAVRKAAKRDKARQFTSLMHHLTVDLLEQSFRVLSHQAAAGADGVTWTEYETQIRVNLERLHHRVQDGTYRPQPARRVLIPKEDGSERPLNILCLEDKIVQQAVVTVLNAIYETDFLGFSYGFRPGRGPHDALDALIVGIERKPVNWILDMDIRKFFDTVKHGWLLRFLQHRIQDRRLLRLLRQWLKAGVLDEHGHRVLGTIGTPQGAVVSPLMANVYLHYVFDLWVQQWRKRHARGILVVVRYADDVVVGFQNPDDASRFRREIEVRLQEFGLALHPDKTRLIRFGRFAHEQNRKRGLGKPETFNFLGFTHICGVSRQGRFLIHRKTRRDRLQAKLKALSQELKKRLHQPVRTTGHWLRSVVQGHLNYYGVPLNGAALSLFCYEVRSRWYRALCRRSQRKRLNWERFGKVADHWIPKAAIVHPYPHHRFDAKYSR, encoded by the coding sequence ATGAACAAGACAGCGAAACCTGAGGCGGAATGGGTGGAGGGAAGGACCTTGACCAAGAGGAACAGCCAACACGATGCCGGTGCCCGGGCTCAGAACCGGAGTAGCACTACGTCACGTCTGCTGGCTGTGCGCAAGGCAGCAAAAAGAGATAAGGCCCGACAGTTCACGAGCCTCATGCACCACCTGACCGTCGACCTATTGGAGCAGAGCTTTCGGGTCCTGTCCCACCAAGCGGCGGCCGGGGCGGATGGGGTCACGTGGACGGAGTACGAAACACAGATAAGAGTCAACCTGGAACGGCTTCACCACAGGGTGCAAGACGGGACCTACCGCCCGCAACCGGCGCGGCGGGTCCTGATCCCCAAGGAAGACGGCAGCGAGCGACCGTTGAACATCCTCTGCCTGGAAGACAAGATCGTCCAGCAGGCGGTGGTGACGGTTCTCAATGCCATCTATGAAACCGACTTCCTGGGGTTCTCTTATGGGTTTCGTCCCGGTCGGGGCCCGCACGACGCGCTCGATGCCCTGATCGTAGGGATCGAACGTAAGCCGGTGAACTGGATATTGGACATGGACATTCGAAAATTCTTTGACACTGTCAAACACGGATGGCTGCTCCGATTCCTGCAACACCGTATCCAAGATCGGCGTCTCTTGCGCCTTCTGCGCCAATGGTTGAAGGCCGGCGTGTTGGATGAACATGGCCACCGAGTCTTGGGCACGATCGGCACCCCGCAAGGGGCGGTCGTCTCGCCTCTCATGGCTAATGTTTATCTGCACTACGTCTTTGATCTCTGGGTGCAGCAATGGCGCAAGCGCCACGCCCGGGGAATACTCGTGGTGGTACGGTATGCCGATGACGTCGTCGTGGGGTTCCAAAACCCAGACGATGCCAGTCGCTTCCGCCGCGAGATTGAAGTCCGTCTTCAGGAATTCGGTCTCGCGCTCCATCCCGACAAGACCCGGCTGATCCGTTTCGGTCGGTTCGCCCATGAGCAGAACAGGAAGCGGGGCCTCGGCAAACCCGAGACCTTCAACTTCCTGGGCTTTACGCATATCTGCGGGGTGAGCCGTCAGGGACGGTTCTTGATTCACCGCAAAACGCGGAGAGATCGCCTACAGGCCAAGCTCAAGGCGCTAAGCCAAGAGCTGAAAAAGCGCCTTCACCAACCTGTTCGTACCACGGGCCACTGGCTTCGCAGCGTCGTTCAAGGTCACCTGAATTACTATGGTGTCCCTCTAAACGGCGCCGCCCTAAGCCTGTTCTGCTACGAGGTACGGTCACGGTGGTACCGGGCGCTCTGTCGGCGTAGTCAACGCAAGCGGCTAAATTGGGAACGTTTCGGCAAGGTTGCCGACCATTGGATACCCAAGGCTGCTATCGTGCATCCTTATCCCCACCACCGCTTTGACGCCAAATACTCAAGGTAG
- a CDS encoding tyrosine-type recombinase/integrase, whose product MSALGEALTQYITVRRALGTRLAEPANTLRQFVTFLEQEGSAHITTALALRWATARPGVQKATWGRRLSMVRKFAAWWSAFDPQTEVPPRHLVSSRHRRPRPHIYTEAQTQALMAAAAQCRSPTGLRALTYTTLIGLLAATGLRPGEALALDRSDVDLQNGILFIRETKFGKSRLVPIAATTRLALAHYAARRDALCPHPQTPAFLLSERGRRLAGSSVRRMFVRLSRAVGLRPANGSPRAGRGPRLQDFRHSFVTGRLVAWYRAGADVTRELPKLATYVGHTEVGLTYWYIEAVPELLMLATERQSGRADTGGAR is encoded by the coding sequence ATGAGCGCGCTTGGGGAGGCCCTGACCCAATACATCACGGTGCGCCGCGCCCTCGGGACGCGGCTGGCGGAGCCGGCTAACACACTCCGGCAGTTCGTCACATTTCTCGAACAGGAGGGCTCCGCGCACATCACCACGGCGTTGGCGCTGCGCTGGGCGACCGCCCGTCCCGGCGTGCAGAAGGCTACCTGGGGCCGGAGGCTCTCGATGGTGCGGAAGTTCGCGGCCTGGTGGAGTGCCTTCGATCCGCAGACCGAAGTGCCCCCTCGGCATCTGGTGTCCTCACGGCACCGCCGCCCCCGCCCCCATATCTACACGGAGGCGCAGACGCAAGCCCTGATGGCCGCGGCGGCGCAATGCCGATCACCCACCGGCCTGCGTGCACTGACGTATACGACGCTCATCGGGCTACTCGCCGCCACCGGTCTGCGTCCGGGCGAGGCGCTCGCGCTGGATCGCAGTGACGTGGATCTCCAGAACGGGATCCTCTTCATCCGCGAGACCAAGTTCGGCAAGTCCCGCCTCGTGCCCATCGCCGCCACTACGCGCCTCGCGCTCGCGCACTATGCCGCGCGACGCGACGCGTTGTGTCCGCATCCGCAGACCCCGGCGTTCCTGCTCTCCGAGCGGGGGCGGCGCCTCGCCGGCTCCAGCGTCCGGCGGATGTTCGTCAGACTCTCCCGCGCCGTCGGCCTGCGCCCTGCAAACGGTTCGCCCCGCGCTGGCCGCGGGCCGCGGCTGCAGGACTTTCGCCACTCGTTCGTCACCGGCCGGCTGGTGGCATGGTACCGCGCCGGGGCGGATGTCACGCGCGAGCTGCCGAAGCTTGCGACGTATGTCGGCCACACCGAAGTTGGCCTCACCTACTGGTACATCGAGGCCGTGCCGGAACTGCTGATGTTGGCCACCGAACGCCAAAGCGGGCGTGCGGATACGGGAGGTGCACGATGA
- a CDS encoding transposase, whose product MERQVRAQYTADYKAQAVSLAKSLGAAKAARKLGISVKTLANWIRISRDGAGFAKDGKRRPVSDVEAENARLRAENAQLRMERDFIKKAAAYFAKESK is encoded by the coding sequence ATGGAACGTCAGGTTCGTGCTCAATATACCGCCGATTACAAGGCGCAGGCAGTGTCATTGGCAAAGAGCCTCGGAGCGGCAAAGGCTGCCCGCAAGCTCGGTATTTCGGTCAAGACGCTGGCTAATTGGATCCGCATTTCGCGTGATGGAGCAGGGTTCGCCAAGGACGGGAAGCGCCGTCCTGTGAGCGATGTGGAAGCCGAGAATGCACGGCTTCGAGCCGAGAATGCTCAGCTGCGCATGGAGCGCGATTTCATAAAAAAAGCCGCAGCGTACTTTGCGAAGGAGTCCAAGTGA
- a CDS encoding FtsX-like permease family protein → MAVPMHDAMLHLQGVASLRWIFLVAGLFVWVLAVVNLTHHALVRGRAELHETAVRRVLGATRWRLSAGLLAQQVPLALLSWGAAVPVAILEIRWFSEGILSGGLNRFLPIGLNDVVVLEMLVLTAVGLFITVIVPLWQMKATVLWGVLGEGRGRTMSRQTRRFLQSLSVSQIALAVGLLTGGLVSATSLFAALHRPLGFDPRGRVVARVLLPRTVRVQEAWYHIVHHLEQEPYVSGAAFAVTVPWSQDRIGGDFRGNGQVGYLNIDWVSRDFFRVLGIPFMSGQSFGPTNVSQSSAAVILGNEACHAFFGNGPCLSRTLRVGVETVQVAGIVVPVSWQLQPWSHTWGTAYLPTENVLASVGMESSGNVIVSLRNASAVYQKAVRDQIEDAIPGAVVLHMQRYGSLIRKSARYSSDVAQVLVVLAIGGIAITLLGVYAVQNHIRRWKMSEYHIRAVLGASSRDFRRLALRAVLWQVIPGCILGLGAGLLVGRLLGGIFYKAFSYALWIAPVSAIVVGLASSLAIGWPATNVMRALRKGAVNGNGTYMCR, encoded by the coding sequence ATGGCCGTCCCGATGCACGATGCAATGCTACATCTCCAAGGCGTCGCATCTCTCCGCTGGATATTTTTGGTGGCAGGTCTTTTTGTGTGGGTACTGGCGGTGGTCAATTTGACTCATCACGCGCTCGTACGTGGACGCGCAGAGCTTCATGAGACGGCCGTGCGTAGGGTGCTCGGGGCTACGCGATGGCGTTTGTCCGCAGGCCTTCTTGCGCAACAGGTACCGCTGGCTTTGCTCAGCTGGGGTGCGGCGGTGCCGGTGGCCATCCTGGAAATCCGCTGGTTCTCCGAAGGGATATTGTCGGGTGGTCTGAATAGGTTCCTGCCTATTGGCCTGAATGACGTTGTTGTGCTCGAGATGTTGGTGCTAACCGCCGTAGGCCTTTTCATAACGGTCATTGTCCCTCTGTGGCAGATGAAAGCCACGGTACTTTGGGGTGTCCTGGGAGAAGGACGGGGGCGCACCATGAGCCGTCAAACGCGACGTTTTCTACAGAGCTTGAGCGTTTCCCAGATAGCTCTGGCGGTGGGACTCCTCACAGGTGGACTTGTGTCGGCCACGAGTCTCTTTGCTGCACTGCATCGGCCCTTGGGCTTCGATCCGCGTGGTCGTGTGGTGGCGCGTGTTCTTCTTCCCAGAACTGTTCGAGTGCAAGAGGCGTGGTATCACATCGTTCATCATTTGGAACAGGAACCGTATGTATCCGGTGCGGCGTTTGCGGTTACCGTTCCCTGGTCGCAGGATCGAATTGGCGGGGACTTCCGCGGAAATGGTCAGGTGGGGTACCTCAATATCGATTGGGTGAGTCGGGATTTTTTTCGAGTTTTGGGAATTCCTTTCATGTCTGGCCAGAGCTTCGGCCCAACGAATGTGTCGCAATCCTCGGCCGCTGTAATCCTAGGGAATGAGGCCTGTCACGCGTTTTTCGGCAATGGGCCCTGTTTGAGCCGGACCCTGCGAGTAGGGGTGGAAACCGTGCAGGTGGCCGGCATAGTAGTGCCGGTGTCTTGGCAATTACAACCCTGGAGCCACACATGGGGCACTGCGTACTTGCCAACGGAAAACGTCCTGGCCTCCGTCGGAATGGAGTCGTCTGGGAATGTTATCGTGTCTTTGAGAAATGCGTCGGCCGTCTACCAAAAAGCCGTGAGGGATCAGATTGAAGACGCCATACCGGGTGCGGTGGTGCTTCACATGCAACGATATGGAAGTCTCATCCGCAAAAGTGCGCGGTATTCATCGGATGTGGCGCAAGTCCTTGTCGTGCTTGCGATAGGAGGGATTGCGATCACGTTGCTCGGAGTTTATGCGGTGCAAAACCATATACGCCGGTGGAAAATGAGCGAGTATCATATTCGCGCTGTGCTCGGCGCGTCCTCTCGAGATTTTCGGCGCCTGGCTTTGCGTGCCGTGTTATGGCAGGTTATTCCGGGGTGCATCCTTGGATTGGGTGCAGGCCTTCTCGTGGGACGCCTCTTAGGGGGCATATTTTACAAGGCGTTTTCTTATGCTCTATGGATTGCCCCAGTGAGCGCTATTGTGGTGGGTCTCGCAAGCAGTTTAGCGATCGGGTGGCCCGCCACAAATGTCATGAGAGCACTCAGAAAAGGGGCCGTTAACGGAAACGGCACCTATATGTGCCGTTAG
- a CDS encoding IS4 family transposase: MQKSRRCGDPDVRAIMEAGTESVEWVRQEFARADLSDKRLDRRLVKTAEYLAQSPGSPINEACGNWASTQAAYRLFNNAKASAAGILKPHWEATAARMAGCGGAVLVMQDTVFFSYGRHVRTRGLGPIGKSNAAHDRGLIMHNALAFTTSGVPLGIVSQSIWARGEIPEEDYQEKIERLQVTAIEEKESAKWLIALKETVERAPAGVPVVTVADRESDFFEFLTRAQDLQAHYLIRARTDRKLVPEDSAGCTRMLEALSDAPAWGSMTIEVPGNGSRKARTAAIEVRTAEVTIQPPPRRGAAQTSGSSEPVTVTLIGATESSPPAGVEPISWVLLTNLIVKDFASATEKVRWYGRRWGIEIWHKVLKSGCKVEDCLLEEALRLKRYLTLFSIIGVRLMHVTYLARAHPDRPATEVFSEEEVEALHIRVTRALPPAGPAPTLRDMVRMLGRLGGHLGRKGDGEPGVTVLWRGWTSLYETVETLRAHKHVLSPRDSS, from the coding sequence GTGCAAAAGTCGAGGCGTTGTGGGGATCCGGATGTGCGGGCGATCATGGAGGCCGGCACAGAGTCGGTCGAGTGGGTGAGACAAGAGTTTGCCCGCGCCGACCTCTCCGATAAACGCCTGGATCGTCGCTTGGTGAAAACTGCGGAATATCTCGCCCAATCTCCCGGCTCGCCGATCAATGAAGCGTGCGGCAATTGGGCCAGTACGCAAGCGGCGTATCGGCTGTTCAATAATGCCAAGGCGAGCGCGGCGGGGATCCTCAAACCCCATTGGGAAGCGACGGCCGCGCGCATGGCCGGCTGCGGGGGTGCGGTGCTGGTGATGCAGGACACGGTCTTCTTCTCCTACGGCCGGCACGTCAGGACTCGGGGCCTCGGACCGATTGGCAAGAGCAACGCCGCGCATGACCGGGGCCTCATCATGCATAACGCACTGGCCTTCACCACCTCGGGCGTGCCGCTCGGGATCGTGAGCCAAAGCATCTGGGCGCGCGGGGAGATCCCGGAGGAAGACTATCAGGAGAAGATCGAGCGCCTGCAGGTCACGGCGATCGAGGAAAAAGAGAGCGCGAAATGGCTTATTGCGCTCAAAGAGACGGTCGAGCGGGCGCCCGCGGGCGTGCCGGTCGTCACCGTGGCCGACCGCGAATCGGACTTCTTCGAGTTCTTGACACGCGCCCAGGACCTGCAGGCGCACTATCTCATCCGCGCGCGCACCGACCGCAAGCTCGTGCCCGAAGACAGCGCGGGCTGCACGCGGATGCTCGAGGCGTTGAGCGATGCCCCGGCATGGGGGAGCATGACGATTGAGGTTCCTGGCAACGGCAGTCGTAAGGCGCGCACGGCGGCGATCGAGGTGCGCACAGCCGAGGTCACGATCCAGCCCCCACCGCGCCGTGGGGCGGCCCAGACGTCCGGCTCCAGCGAGCCTGTGACCGTCACCCTGATCGGGGCGACCGAGTCGTCCCCGCCGGCCGGGGTGGAGCCGATCAGCTGGGTGTTGCTCACAAATCTCATCGTCAAAGACTTCGCGTCCGCCACCGAGAAGGTGCGGTGGTATGGGCGGCGCTGGGGCATCGAGATCTGGCATAAGGTGCTCAAATCCGGCTGCAAGGTCGAGGACTGCCTGCTCGAGGAGGCCTTGCGCCTCAAGCGCTATCTGACGCTTTTCAGCATCATCGGCGTGCGCCTGATGCATGTGACCTACCTGGCCCGCGCGCACCCGGATCGGCCGGCCACCGAGGTGTTCTCCGAGGAGGAGGTCGAAGCGCTGCATATCCGCGTCACGCGGGCATTGCCCCCCGCAGGTCCTGCCCCGACGCTGCGCGACATGGTGCGCATGCTGGGCCGGCTCGGCGGCCACTTGGGCCGCAAGGGGGATGGCGAACCCGGCGTCACCGTGCTCTGGCGCGGCTGGACGAGTCTTTACGAGACGGTCGAGACACTGCGTGCCCATAAACATGTCCTCAGCCCGCGCGACTCGAGCTGA
- a CDS encoding tyrosine-type recombinase/integrase, whose amino-acid sequence METDGSQRGERPGPLEAYVDAFLDDQRIAGYSPNTLAERRAVTIAFARWAKRHAIAEGSLGEEHVQSFIRRRPPQCSATESERATVRRFLAYLRACGVMPSAPSQPDTPAEALVARYITFLRKDRGLAERSILVYAPCARAFLATRQAQAGRLALDQLDAKTIHAFLLGRIRNHASESSRLVTVALRSLLRFLFLRGETPRDLSAAVPTMRTYREAGVPALLTPEEVEEALASPDRSTSKGRRDYAILLLLARLGLRASEVVLLTLEDVHWRTGELVVRGKGSRMESLPLPADVGRALAEYLRRDRGTTTSRRVFLRAIPPRIALTGPCAIDHIVRLALARAGIPPQPQHVAHLFRHSLATRMIRQGASLAEIAEVLRHHTQASTRIYAKVSLEALRGVALPWPLTGGAP is encoded by the coding sequence ATGGAGACAGATGGTTCGCAAAGAGGTGAGCGCCCCGGACCCCTTGAGGCATACGTCGACGCGTTTCTGGACGACCAACGGATCGCCGGGTACTCCCCGAACACCCTGGCCGAGCGCAGGGCGGTGACCATCGCCTTCGCGCGGTGGGCCAAGCGGCACGCCATCGCCGAGGGGTCCCTCGGGGAGGAGCACGTCCAGTCCTTCATCAGGCGCCGGCCGCCGCAATGTTCGGCCACCGAGAGCGAGCGGGCCACGGTACGACGTTTTCTGGCCTATCTGCGCGCGTGCGGCGTCATGCCGTCTGCACCCTCCCAGCCGGACACGCCTGCCGAGGCACTGGTGGCGCGCTACATCACTTTCCTCCGCAAGGATCGGGGACTCGCCGAGCGTTCGATCCTGGTCTATGCGCCCTGCGCCCGGGCGTTTCTGGCCACCCGGCAGGCGCAGGCGGGGCGGCTTGCGCTCGATCAGTTGGATGCCAAGACGATTCACGCCTTCCTGCTCGGCCGGATCAGGAATCACGCCTCGGAGTCGTCGCGGTTGGTGACCGTGGCGCTGCGCTCGCTGCTGCGCTTCCTCTTCCTGCGCGGCGAAACCCCGAGGGACCTCTCGGCGGCGGTCCCGACGATGCGTACGTACCGTGAGGCGGGCGTGCCGGCGCTGTTGACGCCCGAGGAGGTCGAGGAGGCGCTGGCGAGTCCGGATCGATCGACCTCCAAGGGCCGGCGCGACTACGCCATCCTTCTGCTGCTCGCGCGCCTCGGGCTGCGCGCCTCCGAGGTGGTCTTGCTTACGCTCGAGGATGTTCATTGGCGCACCGGCGAGCTGGTTGTGCGCGGGAAGGGGTCCCGGATGGAGTCCCTGCCGCTTCCCGCCGATGTGGGTCGGGCGCTGGCTGAGTATCTGCGCCGCGACCGGGGCACCACCACCTCCCGCCGCGTGTTCCTGCGTGCGATCCCGCCGCGCATCGCACTCACGGGCCCGTGTGCCATTGACCACATCGTGCGGCTGGCCCTCGCCCGTGCCGGCATCCCGCCGCAGCCACAGCACGTCGCGCACCTGTTTCGGCACAGTCTGGCGACCCGGATGATCCGCCAGGGCGCCTCCCTCGCGGAGATCGCCGAAGTGCTGCGGCACCATACGCAAGCGAGCACCCGGATCTACGCGAAGGTCTCGCTGGAGGCGTTGCGGGGCGTGGCGCTCCCGTGGCCGCTGACCGGAGGTGCGCCATGA